The proteins below are encoded in one region of Flavobacterium nackdongense:
- the rnr gene encoding ribonuclease R: MGKKLRKPVKKEKDFSEKIIKVLSQNANKGFNYKQIAAILDKDDTKSRNEIIRDLKILASQKKIIESEPGKYLIKAISQDYYEGKIDMTGRKTAYFVCPELEEDVFIPTNNLNRALDKDTVKVYVYNRRKGRRPEGEVIEVVERVKTDFVGVIDIQKNFAFVSTANPKMYTDIFIPKDKLGEAEQGDVVLVHIEDWPKRADSPFGNVIKVLGKPGEHDTEIHAILAEYGLPAEFPVDVEVYAQKIDTSITEEEIKNRRDMRDTLTFTIDPKDAKDFDDALSFKKLENGHYEIGIHIADVSHYLQEGTILDDEAYQRATSVYLVDRVVPMLPEVLSNFACSLRPQEEKYTFSAIFEITETAQVVNQWFGRTVIFSDQRFAYEEAQYIIETKNNTIPAEISITGSSYQVSDEIVAATLKMQDLAKVLRRNRMNNGAISFDKVEVKFNLDEEGEPEGVYFKISKDANHLIEEFMLLANRKVAEYIGKQKKTFIYRIHDEPNEDKLIAMQTVISKFGYKIDFRNKGDISKSLNALLNDVVGKKEQNLIDTLAIRTMSKAKYSTDNIGHYGLAFDYYSHFTSPIRRYPDVMVHRLLQFYLDGRKSVDEEKYEVKCLHSSTMEGLASNAERDSVKYMQVKYMQNHNDQEFLGVISGVTEWGIFVEIIENKCEGMIRIREIKEDYYTFDEKQYALVGATTKALLQLGDEIYVKVKNADLVKKQLDFNFIRRNE, encoded by the coding sequence ATGGGTAAGAAACTGCGAAAACCAGTAAAAAAAGAGAAAGATTTCTCTGAAAAAATAATAAAAGTACTGTCACAAAATGCTAATAAAGGATTCAATTACAAACAAATAGCTGCTATTTTAGACAAAGATGATACCAAAAGCAGAAACGAAATCATCAGAGATTTAAAAATTCTTGCTTCCCAAAAGAAAATTATCGAGTCCGAACCTGGAAAATACCTTATCAAAGCCATTAGCCAAGATTACTACGAAGGAAAAATAGATATGACAGGTCGAAAAACCGCTTATTTTGTTTGTCCTGAATTAGAAGAAGATGTTTTTATTCCTACCAATAATTTGAACAGAGCTTTAGACAAAGACACGGTAAAAGTCTATGTTTATAACCGTAGAAAAGGCCGAAGACCTGAAGGTGAAGTGATTGAAGTGGTCGAAAGGGTAAAAACAGATTTTGTTGGTGTTATTGACATTCAAAAGAATTTTGCCTTTGTTTCGACTGCCAATCCTAAAATGTACACCGATATTTTTATTCCAAAAGATAAATTAGGCGAAGCAGAACAAGGCGACGTGGTTTTGGTTCATATAGAAGATTGGCCCAAAAGAGCCGATAGTCCATTTGGAAATGTTATAAAAGTACTGGGAAAACCTGGAGAACACGATACCGAAATTCACGCCATCTTAGCAGAATACGGTTTACCAGCTGAATTTCCTGTCGATGTAGAAGTCTATGCGCAAAAAATTGACACTTCGATTACCGAAGAAGAAATCAAAAATCGTCGGGATATGCGTGATACTTTGACATTTACGATTGATCCAAAGGATGCTAAAGATTTTGATGATGCCTTGTCTTTCAAAAAGTTAGAAAACGGTCATTACGAAATTGGAATTCATATTGCCGATGTATCGCATTATCTTCAAGAAGGAACGATTTTAGATGACGAAGCCTATCAACGAGCGACTTCTGTGTATTTAGTTGATAGAGTAGTTCCAATGTTACCTGAAGTGTTGTCTAATTTTGCTTGTTCGTTGCGTCCGCAAGAAGAGAAATATACCTTTTCTGCGATATTCGAAATTACCGAAACTGCTCAAGTGGTCAATCAATGGTTTGGAAGAACCGTGATTTTTTCGGATCAGCGATTTGCTTACGAAGAGGCACAATATATCATAGAAACAAAAAACAATACAATTCCGGCTGAAATTTCTATCACAGGAAGTTCGTATCAAGTTTCGGATGAAATTGTCGCAGCCACGCTAAAAATGCAAGATTTAGCAAAAGTACTACGTAGAAATAGAATGAATAATGGTGCCATTTCTTTTGATAAAGTCGAAGTAAAATTCAATTTAGACGAAGAAGGCGAACCAGAAGGTGTTTATTTCAAAATTTCGAAAGATGCCAATCATTTGATCGAAGAATTTATGCTTTTAGCCAATAGAAAAGTGGCGGAATATATTGGTAAACAAAAGAAAACTTTTATTTATCGTATTCACGACGAACCAAATGAAGATAAATTAATTGCGATGCAAACGGTGATTTCTAAATTTGGATACAAAATAGATTTCAGAAACAAAGGTGATATTTCAAAATCATTGAATGCTTTGTTGAATGATGTTGTGGGTAAAAAAGAGCAGAATCTTATTGATACACTGGCAATTAGAACAATGAGTAAAGCCAAATATTCGACGGATAATATAGGGCATTATGGATTGGCTTTTGATTATTACAGTCATTTTACTTCACCTATTCGTCGTTATCCTGATGTTATGGTGCATCGATTGTTGCAGTTTTATCTTGATGGAAGAAAATCAGTCGATGAAGAAAAATACGAAGTAAAATGTTTACATTCTTCTACAATGGAAGGTTTAGCCTCGAATGCTGAACGTGATTCTGTCAAATATATGCAAGTAAAATATATGCAAAATCATAACGATCAGGAATTTTTAGGTGTTATTTCTGGTGTAACCGAATGGGGAATTTTTGTTGAAATTATAGAAAATAAATGCGAAGGAATGATCCGAATTCGAGAAATAAAAGAGGATTATTACACCTTCGATGAAAAGCAATATGCTTTAGTTGGCGCAACCACAAAGGCTTTATTGCAATTAGGAGATGAGATTTACGTAAAAGTGAAGAACGCCGATTTAGTTAAAAAACAATTGGATTTTAATTTTATAAGAAGGAATGAATAA
- a CDS encoding putative signal transducing protein, producing the protein MEDFQTITVFNFAHEIIVLKSILQNEGIPFLFQNENLIAVDPFASIAYGGIHLKVHRNDFERVQKILDELNNNLEIV; encoded by the coding sequence ATGGAAGATTTTCAAACGATTACCGTATTTAATTTTGCACACGAGATTATTGTCCTGAAATCCATTTTACAAAATGAAGGAATCCCCTTTTTGTTTCAGAACGAGAATTTAATTGCGGTAGATCCATTCGCTAGTATAGCCTATGGCGGCATTCATCTCAAAGTTCACCGCAATGATTTCGAAAGGGTTCAAAAAATTCTAGATGAACTGAATAACAATCTTGAAATTGTTTGA
- the rpiB gene encoding ribose 5-phosphate isomerase B produces MKISIGNDHAGPEYKKAIVQYLESKGHQVTNYGTDTDASVDYPDFGHPVATDVSEGKADYGIVICGSGNGIAMTVNKHPKVRAGLCWTKEIAYLTRLHNNANVLSIPARYTSIQQAIEIVETFLTTEFEGGRHQNRVDKISC; encoded by the coding sequence ATGAAAATCTCCATCGGAAACGACCACGCAGGACCAGAATATAAAAAAGCTATTGTTCAATATTTAGAATCCAAAGGACATCAAGTAACCAACTACGGAACAGATACGGATGCGTCTGTAGATTATCCTGATTTTGGCCATCCCGTAGCGACCGATGTATCAGAAGGAAAAGCCGATTATGGAATTGTAATTTGTGGTTCTGGAAATGGAATTGCCATGACGGTGAATAAACATCCAAAAGTGAGAGCTGGATTGTGTTGGACTAAAGAAATTGCTTATTTAACCCGTTTGCATAATAATGCCAATGTGCTTAGTATTCCTGCTCGTTATACCTCAATTCAACAAGCTATAGAAATTGTAGAAACTTTTCTAACTACTGAATTCGAAGGCGGAAGACATCAAAACAGAGTCGATAAAATTAGTTGTTAA
- a CDS encoding cation diffusion facilitator family transporter: MGNHHNHNHHTVEGKNLLFSIVLNLVITIAQVIGGLISGSLALLSDALHNFSDVLSLVFSFFAHKLSKKKASVNQTFGYKRAELIAAFVNAITLIIVALFLVYGAIERFFNPQHIESELVIWLSILGIVVNGLSAFMLKNDADNNLNMKSAYLHLFTDMLASVAVLVGGLLMKYLQWFWVDSVLTLVIALYLLVVGFDLLKKSTQMLMLFTPTHIDVNTIINEVHKITGVNKLHHIHVWHLNDDELHLEAHLECQEDLKVSEFNTILQQIEHVLFNKFQINHINIQPEYNREEESKDIIVQD, translated from the coding sequence TTGGGAAATCATCATAACCACAATCATCATACAGTAGAAGGTAAAAATCTACTATTTTCTATTGTTTTAAATTTAGTAATTACAATTGCACAAGTCATAGGTGGGCTTATTTCAGGAAGTTTGGCTTTATTGTCCGATGCTTTACATAATTTTTCCGATGTTCTTTCCTTAGTTTTTAGTTTTTTTGCCCATAAATTATCGAAGAAAAAAGCATCTGTAAATCAAACTTTTGGTTACAAAAGAGCCGAATTGATTGCAGCTTTCGTCAATGCGATAACCTTAATTATTGTAGCTTTATTTTTAGTTTATGGCGCCATCGAACGGTTTTTCAATCCACAACATATAGAATCTGAATTGGTAATTTGGCTTTCTATTTTAGGAATTGTTGTTAATGGTTTATCGGCTTTTATGTTAAAAAATGATGCCGACAATAACCTGAATATGAAATCGGCTTATTTGCATTTGTTTACCGATATGTTAGCTTCGGTAGCCGTTTTAGTTGGAGGTTTGTTGATGAAATATTTGCAGTGGTTTTGGGTCGATAGTGTATTGACTTTGGTTATTGCCCTTTATTTACTTGTTGTGGGTTTTGATTTACTTAAAAAATCGACTCAAATGCTAATGCTATTTACTCCCACTCATATCGATGTCAATACTATTATAAACGAGGTTCATAAGATTACAGGTGTAAATAAATTACATCATATACACGTCTGGCATCTTAACGATGACGAATTGCATCTCGAGGCACATTTAGAATGTCAGGAAGATTTAAAGGTTTCTGAATTCAATACAATTTTACAACAAATAGAGCATGTATTATTTAATAAATTCCAAATCAATCACATCAATATTCAACCCGAATACAATAGAGAAGAAGAATCTAAAGATATTATTGTTCAGGATTAA
- a CDS encoding ATP-binding protein: MSNYYKRAVLTEFSRKVLPNKVLILLGARRVGKTALIKNYLETIPADSYLQLNGEDIKDIKLLKERSVSNYKKLLANAPLLVIDEAQHIPDIGMILKLIVDSIDGIKIIATGSSVFDLSNNLGEPLVGRKNTLYLFPLSQIEFSEQENYKKTTENLEQRLLFGSYPELEQYEDWESKEDYINEIINSYLLKDILIFDGIKHSDKVYDLLRLIAFQIGKEVSLLELATQLQMSKNTVANYLDLLSKVFILFKVEGFSRNLRKEIVKSSRWYFYDNGIRNGIINNFNTIENRNDIGALWENYLASERVKKQHYQKIRTNNYFWRTYDQQELDWLEEENDILRGYEFKWNENRKSKIPTAFAKAYPEASFEVINKQNYLDFIV; this comes from the coding sequence ATGTCAAATTATTACAAACGAGCGGTTTTAACTGAGTTTAGCCGCAAAGTACTACCAAATAAAGTACTGATTTTGTTAGGCGCACGACGAGTTGGTAAAACAGCTTTAATCAAAAATTACCTAGAAACCATTCCTGCAGATTCCTATTTGCAATTGAATGGCGAAGATATAAAAGACATTAAGTTGCTAAAAGAACGATCTGTAAGTAATTATAAGAAACTTTTAGCAAACGCACCTTTATTAGTAATTGACGAGGCACAACACATTCCAGATATTGGAATGATTCTTAAATTGATTGTGGACTCTATTGATGGGATAAAAATAATTGCCACTGGTTCGTCTGTATTTGATTTGTCTAATAATTTAGGAGAACCTTTGGTAGGGAGAAAAAACACTTTATATTTATTTCCCTTATCACAAATAGAGTTTTCGGAGCAAGAAAATTACAAGAAAACCACCGAAAATTTGGAGCAAAGATTACTTTTTGGAAGTTATCCTGAATTGGAACAATACGAAGATTGGGAGAGTAAAGAAGATTATATTAACGAGATTATAAACTCGTATTTGTTAAAAGATATTTTGATTTTTGATGGTATAAAACATTCTGACAAAGTGTATGATTTACTGCGTTTAATTGCCTTTCAAATTGGTAAGGAGGTTTCTTTACTAGAATTAGCCACTCAATTACAAATGTCTAAAAACACAGTTGCTAACTATTTGGATCTACTTTCTAAAGTATTTATTTTGTTTAAAGTAGAAGGTTTTAGTCGCAATCTCCGTAAAGAAATAGTAAAATCGTCTCGATGGTATTTTTATGATAATGGCATTAGAAATGGTATTATAAACAATTTTAATACAATTGAAAACCGCAATGACATTGGTGCACTTTGGGAAAACTATTTGGCTTCTGAAAGGGTAAAAAAACAGCATTACCAAAAAATAAGAACCAATAATTATTTTTGGAGAACTTACGACCAACAAGAATTGGATTGGTTAGAGGAAGAAAATGATATTTTAAGAGGTTACGAATTCAAATGGAACGAAAACCGAAAATCAAAAATTCCTACGGCTTTCGCCAAAGCCTATCCCGAGGCTAGTTTTGAGGTAATTAACAAACAGAATTATTTGGATTTTATCGTATAA
- a CDS encoding AAA family ATPase, with the protein MNLTESISNRNTSNLFAFRSHNQYVNVFDLFLLHFNAIPNAVIEENIDCENANDYFLEKYRNEIKEHFYQKGVFENETKSKLKEDYCVLDNIIIVFSLEKRRLCFLFTEKQSDKIQTIIDELTRFKKRVKKQSQEISLLINTNQGIETTSLKVTKPKLNIEDNYNDDFQQIHQTIFKRLSKNNDKGLILLHGKPGSGKTFYIRYLISSVKKKVIFLPPNMANALTNPDLLPILIQNPNSIFVIEDAENIVIDREQNGSSPVSALLNISDGLLSDCLNIQIICSFNTDLSKVDSALMRKGRLIAKYEFKALEVPKAQQLSDKLGFQTKILAPTILTDIYNQNENDFQEKKSLIGF; encoded by the coding sequence ATGAATTTAACGGAATCAATTTCTAATCGAAACACCAGCAATTTATTTGCATTCAGAAGCCACAATCAATATGTTAATGTTTTTGATTTGTTTTTACTTCATTTTAACGCTATTCCAAATGCTGTTATAGAAGAAAATATTGATTGTGAAAATGCTAATGATTATTTCTTAGAGAAATATCGAAATGAAATCAAAGAACATTTTTATCAAAAAGGAGTATTTGAAAACGAAACTAAATCAAAATTAAAAGAAGATTATTGTGTTTTAGACAACATAATTATAGTGTTTTCTTTAGAAAAAAGGAGACTCTGTTTTCTTTTTACTGAAAAACAAAGCGATAAAATTCAAACCATTATAGACGAATTAACTCGATTTAAAAAACGAGTAAAAAAGCAATCGCAAGAAATCTCATTACTTATTAACACCAATCAAGGAATAGAAACCACGTCTTTAAAAGTCACCAAACCCAAGCTAAATATAGAAGACAATTACAACGATGATTTTCAACAAATACATCAAACCATCTTCAAAAGATTATCAAAAAATAATGATAAAGGCTTGATTTTGTTGCACGGAAAACCAGGATCAGGAAAAACATTTTATATCCGATATTTAATTTCATCCGTCAAGAAAAAGGTAATTTTTTTACCGCCGAATATGGCAAATGCTTTAACCAATCCAGATTTGCTTCCGATATTAATCCAAAATCCCAATTCAATATTTGTTATCGAAGATGCCGAAAACATTGTAATTGACAGAGAGCAAAACGGTTCGTCTCCAGTTTCAGCTTTGTTGAATATTTCCGACGGATTACTTTCGGATTGCTTGAATATTCAAATTATTTGTTCGTTTAATACTGATTTATCAAAAGTAGATTCGGCATTAATGCGAAAAGGACGATTGATAGCAAAATACGAATTCAAAGCCTTGGAAGTTCCCAAAGCGCAACAACTTTCGGATAAATTGGGATTTCAGACAAAGATTCTCGCACCAACTATTCTTACCGATATTTACAACCAAAATGAAAATGATTTTCAAGAAAAAAAGAGTTTGATTGGATTTTAA
- a CDS encoding Tex family protein, with the protein MTNIQFIAKTVNTAPINIQNTVQLLEEDCTIPFISRYRKDKTGNLDEVQIEQIAKLQKDYEVIVKRKEAILKSIEEQNALTPELDKKIQQSFDLQELEDFYLPFKKKKKTKADVARENGLEPLAKIIMAQNIDDVDFLATKYLNDNVINEDAALQGARDIIAEWINENIYVRKQLRRLFQRKATITTKVVKTKKDEQDAQKFNQYFDWSEPLTKAPSHRLLAMLRAENEGFIKFKVEVDIDEAYDIIDELVLKGQSPSTPHVQLAIEDSYKRLLNPAISNEALQEAKAKADANSIQVFANNLGQLLLAPPLGEKRILAIDPGFRSGCKVVCLDEKGDLLYNETIYPHAPQNEEAMAMKKIRSMVNSYKIDAISIGNGTASRETEFFIKKIAFDTRAKGEQGVAKPVQVFIVSEAGASVYSASKIAREEFPNYDVTVRGSVSIGRRLSDPLAELVKIDPKAIGVGQYQHDVDQTKLKEELDNTVIRCVNSVGININTASKHLLSYVSGIGEKLAENIVQYRSENGPFEDRKQLKKVPRLGEKAFQQGVAFIRISNAKNPLDNSAVHPEAYGIVEKMAKDLKLSVNDLIANKEKTALIKAENYITSEIGILGIKDIIKELEKPGLDPRKSAKVFEFDPNVKTIKDLRNGMILPGIVNNITNFGCFVDIGLKESGLVHISQLKAGFVSDVNEVVKLHQHVAVKVTEVDEDRKRIQLTMVL; encoded by the coding sequence ATGACCAACATCCAATTCATCGCTAAGACTGTCAACACAGCACCCATAAACATTCAAAATACCGTTCAATTATTAGAAGAAGACTGCACAATTCCATTTATTTCTCGATACAGAAAAGACAAAACAGGAAATTTAGATGAAGTTCAAATCGAGCAAATTGCTAAACTTCAAAAGGATTATGAAGTCATCGTCAAGAGAAAAGAAGCCATTTTAAAATCTATTGAAGAACAAAACGCATTAACACCTGAATTGGATAAAAAAATCCAGCAAAGTTTCGATTTACAGGAACTGGAAGATTTTTATTTGCCATTCAAAAAGAAGAAAAAAACCAAGGCTGATGTCGCTCGCGAAAACGGATTGGAACCCTTGGCCAAAATCATAATGGCGCAAAATATCGACGATGTCGATTTCTTGGCGACCAAATATTTGAACGACAATGTGATTAATGAAGATGCCGCTTTGCAAGGCGCACGCGACATTATCGCCGAATGGATCAACGAAAATATTTATGTTCGTAAGCAGTTGCGAAGACTTTTTCAACGAAAAGCCACTATCACGACCAAAGTCGTAAAAACCAAAAAAGACGAACAAGACGCTCAAAAATTCAATCAATATTTCGATTGGTCAGAGCCGTTGACAAAAGCTCCTTCTCACCGATTGCTGGCGATGCTTCGAGCAGAAAATGAAGGTTTCATCAAGTTCAAAGTCGAAGTCGATATTGACGAAGCTTATGATATTATTGATGAATTGGTTTTAAAAGGTCAAAGTCCAAGCACGCCACACGTACAATTAGCCATCGAAGACAGTTATAAAAGATTGTTAAATCCAGCCATTTCAAACGAAGCGTTGCAAGAAGCCAAAGCAAAGGCCGATGCTAATTCGATTCAGGTTTTTGCGAATAATTTAGGGCAATTATTATTGGCGCCACCTTTGGGCGAAAAACGAATTCTGGCGATTGATCCAGGATTTCGTTCGGGTTGTAAAGTGGTTTGTTTGGATGAAAAAGGGGATTTGTTGTACAACGAAACCATATATCCGCACGCGCCACAAAATGAGGAAGCGATGGCAATGAAAAAAATTCGTTCGATGGTGAATTCGTATAAAATTGACGCCATTTCCATCGGAAACGGAACGGCTTCAAGAGAAACTGAATTTTTCATCAAGAAAATTGCTTTCGACACCCGAGCCAAAGGCGAACAGGGCGTAGCCAAACCGGTTCAAGTATTCATCGTTTCAGAAGCGGGAGCTTCAGTTTATTCAGCTTCGAAAATTGCGAGAGAGGAATTTCCCAATTATGACGTGACCGTTCGGGGTTCGGTTTCTATCGGAAGACGATTGTCGGATCCTTTGGCCGAATTGGTAAAAATTGACCCGAAAGCCATTGGAGTGGGGCAGTACCAACACGATGTAGATCAAACCAAACTCAAAGAAGAATTGGACAATACGGTAATTCGTTGTGTGAATTCCGTTGGGATAAATATTAATACAGCGAGCAAGCATTTGTTGAGTTATGTGAGTGGAATAGGAGAGAAGCTGGCCGAAAATATTGTACAATACCGTTCGGAAAATGGTCCGTTTGAAGACAGAAAGCAATTGAAAAAAGTGCCACGCTTAGGTGAAAAAGCCTTTCAACAAGGTGTGGCTTTTATTCGAATTTCGAATGCTAAAAATCCATTAGATAATTCAGCGGTTCATCCCGAAGCGTATGGAATCGTGGAAAAAATGGCAAAAGATTTGAAACTTTCAGTGAATGATTTAATTGCCAACAAAGAAAAAACAGCTCTGATTAAAGCCGAAAATTATATCACATCCGAAATAGGAATTTTGGGAATAAAAGATATCATCAAAGAACTCGAAAAACCGGGATTAGACCCCAGAAAATCAGCGAAAGTTTTTGAATTTGACCCAAATGTAAAAACCATTAAAGACCTGAGAAACGGAATGATTTTACCCGGAATTGTCAACAATATTACCAATTTTGGATGCTTTGTAGATATTGGTTTGAAAGAAAGCGGCTTGGTTCACATTTCGCAACTCAAAGCGGGTTTTGTAAGCGATGTGAATGAAGTGGTTAAACTGCACCAACACGTTGCCGTAAAAGTCACTGAAGTAGATGAAGACAGAAAGAGAATCCAGTTGACGATGGTTTTGTAA
- the tatA gene encoding twin-arginine translocase TatA/TatE family subunit has protein sequence MGRLGVTEILVILAVVLLLFGGKKIPELMKGLGSGIKEFKNAAKDDKQPADKKADETKE, from the coding sequence ATGGGAAGATTAGGTGTAACGGAAATCCTGGTTATTTTAGCGGTTGTTTTATTACTTTTTGGCGGTAAAAAAATACCTGAATTAATGAAAGGATTGGGTAGCGGAATCAAAGAATTCAAAAACGCTGCTAAAGACGATAAACAACCAGCTGATAAAAAAGCAGACGAAACTAAAGAATAA
- a CDS encoding peptidase encodes MSENRLKRQILKKKLFTKNRLVIMNEDTFEELFSFKLNLMNVFVAATSGAIILITLTTFIIAFTPLREFIPGYSSSKLKKDATELALKSDSLTLALKRNEAYIKSIQKVLTGELEYAKFNKDSILATANEAQSQFDMSPSEEELRLRKEVAEEEKNPKINASKANKK; translated from the coding sequence ATGTCTGAAAATAGACTTAAACGACAAATTTTAAAGAAAAAATTATTCACAAAAAACCGATTGGTTATTATGAATGAGGATACTTTTGAAGAACTTTTCTCCTTCAAATTGAATCTGATGAATGTTTTTGTGGCAGCTACTTCTGGTGCTATTATTTTGATTACGCTCACCACTTTTATTATTGCATTTACTCCTTTGCGAGAGTTTATTCCGGGTTATTCTTCTTCTAAATTGAAGAAAGATGCTACGGAACTCGCCTTAAAATCGGATTCATTAACCTTAGCTTTGAAGCGGAATGAAGCCTATATCAAATCCATTCAAAAAGTATTGACAGGTGAATTAGAATATGCCAAATTCAACAAAGACTCTATTTTGGCAACCGCAAATGAAGCGCAATCACAATTCGATATGTCCCCTTCTGAGGAAGAACTTAGATTGAGAAAAGAGGTCGCCGAAGAAGAAAAAAACCCAAAAATCAACGCATCAAAAGCGAATAAAAAATAA
- a CDS encoding GH3 family domain-containing protein, whose protein sequence is MSLKPFFAKLFARNIYRKTQFWATNPVATQQQVFEDLIRQARNTQFGVDHHFDQIKTFEDFSKNVPVRDYEGLKSYVDKVVKGEENILWKGKPLYFAKTSGTTSGAKYIPLTKESMPFHIDAARNAILHYIHETGNADFVDGKMIFLQGSPILQEKNGVKLGRLSGIVAHYVPKYLQKNRLPSWETNCIEDWETKVNAIVEETFDQNMTVISGIPSWVQMYFEKLHQKGRKPVGEIFKNFNLFIYGGVNYEPYRAKFENLIGRKVDSIELFPASEGFFAYQDSQKEKGMLLLLNSGIFYEFIKSDEFFTNNPKRHTIGEVELNVNYVLIISTNAGLWSYNIGDTVQFTSLKPYRVIVSGRIKHYISAFGEHVIGKEVESALQEAIVGTNIRINEFTVAPQITPNEGLPFHEWFIEFDPDASGEPENLDAFAEALDQAMRKQNIYYDDLIVGNVLRKVVITKVVKNGFQDYMKSIGKLGGQNKIPRLSNDRKIVDSLQRE, encoded by the coding sequence ATGTCTTTAAAACCTTTTTTTGCTAAACTTTTTGCCCGCAACATTTATCGTAAAACCCAGTTTTGGGCAACTAATCCAGTCGCAACGCAGCAGCAAGTTTTCGAGGATTTAATTCGTCAAGCCAGGAACACACAGTTTGGTGTTGACCATCATTTCGATCAAATAAAAACTTTCGAAGACTTTTCAAAGAACGTTCCTGTTCGCGATTACGAAGGCTTGAAATCCTATGTAGATAAGGTTGTAAAAGGGGAGGAGAACATTCTCTGGAAAGGAAAACCACTCTATTTTGCTAAAACTTCAGGCACGACTTCGGGAGCCAAATACATTCCGCTTACCAAGGAATCGATGCCTTTTCATATCGACGCGGCACGAAATGCCATTCTGCATTACATTCACGAAACCGGAAATGCCGACTTTGTCGATGGAAAAATGATTTTCCTGCAAGGAAGTCCCATTCTCCAAGAAAAAAACGGTGTAAAACTAGGAAGATTGTCTGGAATCGTCGCGCATTATGTTCCAAAATACCTTCAAAAAAACCGATTGCCTTCTTGGGAAACGAATTGTATTGAAGATTGGGAAACCAAGGTCAATGCCATCGTCGAAGAAACTTTCGATCAAAATATGACCGTGATTTCGGGGATTCCGTCTTGGGTGCAAATGTATTTCGAAAAATTACACCAAAAAGGAAGGAAGCCTGTGGGCGAAATTTTCAAAAACTTCAATTTGTTTATTTATGGTGGCGTCAATTATGAGCCGTATCGCGCCAAATTCGAAAATTTGATTGGTCGAAAAGTAGATAGTATCGAATTATTTCCCGCCTCGGAAGGGTTTTTTGCTTACCAAGATTCCCAAAAGGAAAAAGGAATGCTACTTTTGTTGAACTCCGGAATTTTCTACGAATTCATCAAAAGCGACGAATTTTTTACTAATAATCCAAAAAGACACACCATTGGCGAGGTTGAATTAAATGTCAATTATGTTTTGATAATTTCAACCAATGCTGGACTTTGGAGCTACAACATTGGCGACACAGTCCAATTTACAAGTTTAAAACCTTACAGAGTTATAGTTTCGGGCAGAATTAAACATTATATTTCAGCTTTTGGCGAACACGTTATTGGCAAGGAAGTCGAAAGCGCTTTGCAAGAAGCTATTGTTGGCACAAATATCCGCATCAACGAATTTACTGTTGCGCCACAGATAACACCAAACGAAGGATTGCCCTTTCACGAATGGTTTATCGAATTTGATCCCGATGCCTCGGGAGAACCCGAAAATCTCGATGCTTTTGCGGAAGCTTTAGACCAAGCTATGCGCAAACAAAACATTTACTACGATGATTTGATTGTGGGCAATGTGTTGCGAAAAGTAGTGATTACCAAAGTGGTCAAAAACGGCTTTCAGGACTATATGAAATCTATAGGGAAATTGGGCGGACAAAACAAAATCCCGAGATTGAGCAACGATAGAAAAATTGTGGATTCGCTTCAAAGAGAATAG